In Scyliorhinus torazame isolate Kashiwa2021f chromosome 19, sScyTor2.1, whole genome shotgun sequence, a single genomic region encodes these proteins:
- the LOC140396055 gene encoding uncharacterized protein → MSLSSSLSVPLFYLCPTLSLSLSLSLSLCPSLYLSLSPLSLCPYLSLSLSSLCPSPLSVPLLSLSLSSLCPSPLSVTLLSLSLSSLSMSLSSLSVPLLSLFLSSLCLSLSLSLPLSVPSVPLSTSLCPLALSVPLVSLSVPLLSVPLLSIPLLSLSLSSLCPSPLYPSPLSVPLLSLSLSSLWPSPLSGPLLSLSLSSLCPSPLSVPLLSLSLSSLCPSLYLSLSPLSLCPSLSLCPSLSLCPSPLSVPLSISLCSPPPLSVSLPISLCPFPLSVPPYLSLSLPISLCPSLSLSVPPYRSLSLSSLWPSPLSVSLLSLSLSLSLSSLCPSPLSVPPYRSLPLSSLCPSLSLCPSLSLCPSPLSVPPYLSLSLSSICPSLSLSGPLLSVCLPQ, encoded by the exons atgtccctctcttcctctctctctgtccctctcttctatctctgtcccactctctctctctctctgtccctctctctatctctctgtccctctctctacctctctctgtcccctctctctctctgtccctatctctctctgtccctctcctctctctgtccctctcctctctctgtccctctcctctctctgtccctctcctctctctgtccctctcctctctctgtcactctcctctctctgtccctctcctctctctctatgtccctctcctctctgtccgtccctctcctctctctgttcctctcctctctctgtctctctctgtccctctctctacctctctctgtcccctctgtccctctctctacctctctctgtcccctcgctctctctgtccctcttgtctctctctctgtccctctcctctctgtccctctcctctctatccctctcctctctctgtccctctcctctctctgtccctctcctctctatccctctcctctctctgtccctctcctctctctgtccctctcctctctctggccctcgcctctctctggccctctcctctctctgtccctctcctctctctgtccctctcctctctctgtccctctcctctctctgtccctctcctctctctgtccctctctctacctctctctgtcccctctctctctctgtccctccctatctctctgtccctccctatctctctgtccctctcctctctctgtccctctctctatctctctctgttcccccccccctctctctgtgtccctccctatctctctctgtccctttcctctatctgtccctccctatctctctctgtccctccctatctctctctgtccctccctatctctctctgtccctccctatcgctctctgtccctctcctctctctggccctctcctctctctgtctctctcctctctctgtctctctctctgtccctctcctctctctgtccctctcctctctctgtccctccctatcgctctctccccctctcctctctctgtccctccctatctctctgtccctccctatctctctgtccctctcctctatctgtccctccctatctctctctgtccctttcctctatctgtccctccctat ctctctctggccctctcctctctgtctgtctccctcagtaA